One genomic region from Macellibacteroides fermentans encodes:
- a CDS encoding glycosyltransferase family 2 protein yields MKKLSIIVPCYNEEAVLAESYRRTKEVLKQLTCPSEIIYVNDGSRDATRSILDAISVSDPDVKVIHFSRNFGHQPAVTAGIHHCDADLAVILDADMQDPPELIPDILALQEKEEANVVFCVRKSREGESNFKLITSRLFYRFMNHMSEVAFPVDTGDFRLIDRKVMNEFNRMKEHGKYIRGLISWVGFKQIPFFYEREARIAGETKYPLSKMLKFASNALLYFSKKPLKMATGLGFAAVLVGIILAVWVTVGKIIGYSNAETGWTSIMTAVVFFGGVQLLTVGVLGQYIGILFDEIKARPEYIVDNTKNFNTNPSVSCKARSESPKEA; encoded by the coding sequence ATGAAGAAACTCTCGATTATTGTTCCTTGTTACAATGAAGAGGCTGTTCTGGCTGAATCTTACAGGCGCACCAAAGAGGTGCTTAAGCAACTTACATGTCCCAGTGAAATCATTTATGTGAATGATGGAAGCAGGGATGCCACCCGATCCATTCTCGATGCTATTTCTGTGTCTGATCCGGATGTGAAAGTGATTCACTTTTCACGTAATTTTGGTCACCAACCTGCAGTTACTGCGGGTATACATCATTGTGATGCTGATCTGGCTGTTATTCTGGATGCAGATATGCAGGATCCTCCCGAGCTTATTCCGGATATCCTGGCCTTACAGGAAAAGGAAGAGGCCAATGTCGTTTTTTGTGTTCGTAAAAGTCGTGAAGGGGAAAGTAATTTTAAATTAATCACCTCCCGCCTTTTCTACCGTTTTATGAATCATATGAGTGAGGTTGCATTTCCTGTGGATACAGGCGACTTCCGGTTAATAGACCGTAAGGTGATGAATGAATTCAACCGGATGAAGGAACATGGAAAATATATCCGCGGATTAATCAGTTGGGTTGGATTTAAACAGATTCCTTTCTTTTATGAACGGGAGGCCCGGATTGCCGGAGAAACAAAATATCCTCTCAGCAAGATGTTGAAATTTGCCTCTAATGCGCTGCTCTATTTTTCCAAGAAGCCTTTGAAAATGGCTACGGGACTTGGATTTGCCGCCGTTTTAGTTGGTATAATCCTGGCTGTCTGGGTAACCGTAGGGAAAATAATAGGATATAGCAATGCCGAAACGGGGTGGACATCCATAATGACTGCCGTGGTGTTTTTTGGAGGCGTTCAACTACTTACCGTTGGAGTGCTGGGCCAATATATCGGCATATTATTTGACGAAATAAAGGCGCGTCCGGAATATATTGTAGATAATACAAAGAATTTCAATACCAATCCTTCCGTTTCATGTAAAGCCAGGTCAGAATCCCCGAAAGAAGCATAA
- a CDS encoding DUF1972 domain-containing protein, whose amino-acid sequence MKIAILGTRGIPNNYGGFEQFAEYLSVGLVEKGHEVTVYNPHFHRCPEEMFHGVAVRYIYNPELWMGASAHFIYDFLCLKDALKEGFDVILECGYHSNAPSYYLMRGRIKPLLVTNMDGLEWMRSKWNRPTRWLIRQLEKLAVNKSHLLVSDNKGIQNYYKNIFNKESAFIPYGAEPVLNFDKSHLQPFSLKEQAYYLLIARMEPENNIETILDGYLISKQTDIPFIVVGNVENKFGNYLKQKYADTSIRFVGSIYDKHALDSLRHYASIYFHGHSVGGTNPSLLEAMASQAFIIAHDNEFNGSVCGENAYYFTSKEDVSSLILANRDGDDMERKKMIQQNFRTVYQDYSWNHIVESYENLFMCGMQF is encoded by the coding sequence ATGAAGATAGCCATTTTAGGAACCAGGGGTATCCCGAATAACTATGGAGGATTTGAGCAATTTGCCGAATATTTATCGGTTGGATTGGTTGAAAAAGGACATGAGGTTACTGTGTATAATCCTCATTTTCATCGTTGTCCTGAAGAAATGTTTCATGGTGTAGCTGTCAGATATATATATAATCCCGAATTGTGGATGGGTGCTTCAGCACATTTTATCTATGATTTTCTTTGTCTTAAGGATGCTTTGAAAGAAGGTTTCGATGTTATTCTTGAGTGCGGATATCATAGTAATGCACCATCTTATTATTTAATGAGAGGAAGAATAAAGCCGTTGTTGGTAACCAATATGGATGGTCTGGAGTGGATGCGCAGTAAATGGAACCGGCCTACCAGGTGGTTGATCAGGCAATTGGAAAAATTAGCCGTCAATAAATCGCACCTTCTTGTTTCCGACAACAAAGGAATCCAAAATTATTACAAGAATATTTTTAACAAGGAGTCGGCTTTTATTCCTTATGGGGCTGAACCTGTATTAAACTTCGATAAATCTCATCTTCAGCCATTTTCGTTGAAAGAACAAGCCTATTATTTGCTTATTGCCCGCATGGAGCCTGAAAACAATATCGAAACAATTTTAGATGGCTATTTAATTTCTAAACAAACTGATATTCCATTTATTGTTGTTGGAAATGTTGAGAATAAGTTTGGTAACTATCTGAAACAGAAATATGCCGACACATCAATTCGATTTGTTGGTAGTATTTATGATAAGCATGCATTAGATTCGTTAAGGCATTATGCATCGATCTATTTTCATGGTCATTCTGTTGGAGGAACAAATCCTTCATTGTTGGAGGCAATGGCCAGCCAGGCGTTTATTATTGCACATGATAACGAATTCAACGGATCAGTCTGCGGAGAAAATGCCTATTACTTTACCTCGAAAGAAGATGTTTCTTCTTTAATATTAGCCAATAGAGATGGTGATGATATGGAGAGAAAAAAAATGATTCAACAAAATTTTCGCACTGTGTATCAGGATTATTCATGGAATCATATTGTGGAGAGTTATGAGAATTTATTTATGTGCGGAATGCAATTTTAA
- a CDS encoding glycosyltransferase family 4 protein: protein MKKIIFFHLYNDISGSPQVLSSVIRGIKSKGFDVELYTSHTDGFLSGIEGVKYHTFSYKWTTNRFLTFLRLIYAQLYMFIAACRYNRDEVVFYINTICPFAPALAGRLKNIPVVYHVHEVYVKPNLLHKVYFWMWKRLSYYTFFVSKYVQNQYDRESLQTKVIYNALSKDFLDKMIPKKEATEKRNILMISSLKEYKGLKQLVKLAEIMPEYRFRLIVNSDSRSIESFFETIPGNLIILPAQKNVHRYLSEADVLLNLTIPSLCIETFGLTILEAMAYGIPVICPPVGGPLELVDNGQNGFQIDSRNLDEMSNKIRYITNSNDYNRFSNNAKRKSECFNEEAMITSIEEQLKKLS from the coding sequence ATGAAAAAAATTATCTTTTTTCACCTCTATAACGATATCAGTGGAAGTCCCCAGGTTTTATCCTCTGTAATTCGGGGAATTAAATCAAAGGGGTTTGATGTTGAGTTATATACTTCCCATACGGATGGGTTTCTGTCTGGTATTGAAGGTGTAAAATACCATACATTTTCCTATAAATGGACGACTAACCGCTTCCTGACTTTTTTACGTCTCATATATGCTCAACTTTATATGTTTATTGCCGCCTGCCGGTATAACCGCGACGAGGTTGTTTTTTATATTAACACAATTTGTCCGTTTGCTCCTGCTTTAGCCGGTCGTCTTAAAAATATACCGGTTGTTTATCATGTTCACGAAGTGTATGTTAAACCGAACCTATTGCATAAAGTCTATTTTTGGATGTGGAAACGACTTTCTTACTATACATTTTTTGTGTCGAAATATGTTCAAAATCAGTATGACAGAGAATCTTTACAAACTAAAGTGATTTATAATGCCTTATCTAAAGATTTTTTGGATAAGATGATTCCTAAAAAAGAGGCGACTGAGAAAAGGAATATACTTATGATCTCGTCTTTAAAGGAGTACAAAGGATTAAAACAGCTGGTTAAATTGGCCGAAATAATGCCTGAATACAGGTTTCGCCTTATTGTGAATAGCGACAGCCGATCTATTGAATCTTTTTTTGAGACTATTCCCGGCAACCTCATCATTTTGCCGGCACAGAAGAATGTTCATCGTTATCTGAGTGAAGCCGACGTGTTACTTAATCTTACTATTCCATCGTTGTGTATTGAAACCTTTGGATTAACAATCCTGGAGGCTATGGCATATGGAATTCCTGTAATTTGTCCTCCGGTAGGCGGACCGTTGGAATTAGTTGACAACGGACAGAATGGATTTCAAATAGATTCACGCAACTTAGACGAAATGAGTAATAAAATACGTTATATAACTAACTCGAATGATTACAATAGGTTTTCTAATAATGCCAAGAGAAAATCGGAATGTTTTAATGAGGAGGCGATGATTACTTCAATAGAAGAACAATTAAAAAAACTAAGCTGA
- a CDS encoding glycosyltransferase family 2 protein: protein MKISIIIATFNAELRLSRCLDSIISQKTEEIELLIIDGGSVDGTLKLIDSYKDFIDFVLTEKDNGIYDAWNKGIRQAKGEWIMFLGADDQLMPGALGKYLQFIRSMEGKICDYISACINYCNADGRLIKVIGKAWKWNEFKDKMTVAHVASLHNRSLFNQVGLFDTSYRICADYELLMRKRDKLAATFFSEIVASMESGGVSFSTAAIKETCRICNYHNENSFLKRCYLFMRKHTEFYFFILKMKLRKLLHFNLYAGL from the coding sequence GGTGCCTTGATAGTATCATTTCTCAAAAAACGGAGGAGATAGAACTGCTGATTATAGATGGTGGTTCGGTGGATGGAACTCTCAAATTGATAGATTCCTATAAAGACTTTATTGATTTCGTTTTAACAGAGAAAGATAACGGAATCTACGATGCTTGGAATAAAGGTATCAGGCAGGCAAAAGGAGAGTGGATTATGTTTTTGGGAGCAGACGACCAGTTAATGCCGGGCGCATTGGGCAAGTATCTGCAATTTATCCGAAGTATGGAGGGAAAGATATGCGATTATATCTCTGCGTGTATTAATTATTGCAATGCCGACGGGCGATTGATTAAAGTGATCGGCAAGGCTTGGAAGTGGAATGAGTTTAAGGACAAAATGACTGTGGCTCATGTTGCCTCATTGCATAATCGTTCTTTATTCAATCAGGTGGGATTATTTGATACTAGCTATAGAATATGCGCCGATTACGAGTTGTTAATGCGAAAGAGAGATAAGTTGGCTGCAACTTTTTTCAGTGAGATTGTTGCAAGCATGGAGTCGGGCGGGGTTAGCTTTAGCACTGCTGCAATAAAAGAAACCTGCCGTATCTGTAATTATCACAACGAGAATAGCTTCTTGAAGAGATGCTATCTGTTTATGCGTAAACATACCGAATTTTATTTTTTTATCTTAAAAATGAAGCTTCGTAAGCTATTGCATTTTAATTTATATGCTGGGTTATGA
- the corA gene encoding magnesium/cobalt transporter CorA, whose translation MKNRGRVHSKKKGSNRRLSDSYTYTGELETKTGIRLVQYNSEMLEVKDITDLTLFAPLVNSKYVSWIHVSGLTEASLITSMVKEFGLHNLDAKDILTPEHIVKVEVFDNHMLIILNDCFYDTNGEFHKEHLSLILTKNAVISFTESNSPLFDATLSALQNNLLGICDRKADTLLAFLLNHVTVSLVDSASRIEDMLEDLEEQLLDIKKNQLNFGEIIQGKRREYMTIKKSVLPLKEQFGKLLIINNPLINKDTLPLFRDANDQLQYVTQSMEGCREIISSLVDLYISNNDLRMNAIMKRLTVVSTIFIPLTFLAGIWGMNFKWMPELNWQYGYLIAWGLMLLSGILTWLYMKRKDWY comes from the coding sequence ATGAAAAACCGAGGCAGAGTACATAGCAAAAAGAAGGGAAGCAACCGCCGGTTGTCTGACAGTTATACGTATACAGGTGAGTTGGAGACAAAAACAGGAATCAGACTTGTTCAATACAATTCTGAAATGCTTGAAGTTAAGGACATCACCGACCTTACCCTGTTTGCTCCTTTGGTAAATAGCAAATACGTGAGTTGGATTCACGTTTCTGGTTTAACAGAGGCTTCACTTATCACCTCGATGGTAAAGGAATTTGGATTGCATAATCTCGATGCCAAAGATATTCTTACACCCGAACATATTGTAAAGGTAGAGGTGTTTGACAATCATATGCTAATTATATTGAATGATTGCTTTTACGATACAAACGGTGAGTTCCACAAAGAACATTTAAGCCTGATACTTACAAAGAACGCCGTAATCTCATTTACCGAAAGTAACAGTCCGCTTTTTGACGCTACATTAAGCGCACTTCAAAACAACTTGTTAGGCATATGCGACAGAAAAGCTGATACCTTGCTTGCCTTCCTGCTCAATCATGTAACGGTAAGTCTGGTTGATTCAGCTTCGCGTATCGAAGATATGCTGGAAGATCTGGAAGAACAATTACTGGACATCAAAAAGAACCAGTTAAACTTTGGAGAGATCATTCAGGGAAAAAGGCGGGAATATATGACAATAAAAAAGAGCGTCTTGCCCTTGAAAGAACAATTCGGGAAATTATTGATTATAAACAATCCGCTTATCAACAAAGACACGTTGCCATTATTCAGGGATGCAAACGATCAACTGCAATATGTTACACAAAGTATGGAGGGTTGCAGGGAAATCATATCCTCACTGGTCGATCTTTACATTTCCAACAACGACCTGCGTATGAATGCAATAATGAAGCGGCTCACCGTTGTTTCCACTATATTCATCCCCCTCACCTTTCTGGCAGGAATTTGGGGAATGAATTTTAAATGGATGCCAGAGCTGAACTGGCAATACGGTTATTTAATTGCCTGGGGTCTTATGCTTCTTTCGGGGATTCTGACCTGGCTTTACATGAAACGGAAGGATTGGTATTGA
- a CDS encoding Gfo/Idh/MocA family protein yields MENKRIHWGIIGCGDVTEKKSGPAFYTLPNTALTAVMRRDGVKAADYAKRHHVQKWYDNASSLINDPEVEAVYIATPPDSHAQLTIEALKKGKPVYVEKPMALNYGQCIKMIEASALYNTPLYVAYYRREQPYFLKVKDLLQNQAIGQVKHVSLSLIRTPLPDDYNKEKPWRLDVNKAGGGYFADMGSHQLDMLLFLFGPISSHRSIVLNKGGLYDPEDYVNAIFQFESGVTAQAIWYFAAPSPASEDCIEIIGTKGTLKFSIFDMTPIVVKTKTEEQVYDIGKPAIVEAPMIEKVSEELLKGQYTAEALHDAAEVTRLIEEILSPYYNKATL; encoded by the coding sequence ATGGAGAATAAACGTATACATTGGGGAATTATCGGATGTGGCGACGTTACCGAAAAGAAAAGCGGTCCGGCTTTTTACACATTACCTAACACAGCACTTACCGCCGTGATGAGACGAGACGGAGTCAAGGCCGCCGATTATGCAAAGAGACACCATGTTCAGAAATGGTACGATAACGCATCCAGTCTGATTAATGATCCGGAAGTGGAAGCTGTTTACATTGCAACCCCGCCCGACAGTCATGCTCAACTCACCATCGAAGCCCTCAAGAAGGGTAAGCCCGTATACGTTGAAAAACCGATGGCGCTAAATTACGGCCAGTGTATAAAAATGATAGAAGCTTCTGCCCTATACAATACACCGTTATATGTAGCCTATTACAGAAGGGAACAACCCTACTTCCTCAAGGTGAAAGATTTATTGCAAAACCAGGCAATCGGACAGGTAAAGCATGTATCGCTCAGTCTGATCAGAACCCCTCTTCCTGATGATTACAACAAGGAAAAGCCCTGGAGATTAGATGTAAACAAAGCCGGAGGAGGCTACTTTGCCGATATGGGATCACACCAGCTGGACATGCTGCTGTTTCTATTCGGTCCGATAAGCAGTCACCGATCCATAGTTCTTAATAAAGGAGGATTGTATGATCCGGAAGATTACGTAAATGCCATATTTCAATTTGAATCGGGTGTAACGGCCCAAGCCATCTGGTACTTTGCCGCCCCTTCGCCGGCATCGGAAGATTGCATTGAAATTATCGGCACAAAAGGTACGCTGAAGTTTTCCATTTTTGACATGACCCCCATCGTGGTGAAAACAAAAACGGAAGAGCAAGTCTACGACATTGGAAAACCAGCCATTGTGGAAGCTCCGATGATTGAAAAAGTTAGTGAAGAGCTTCTTAAAGGGCAGTATACTGCCGAAGCTTTACACGATGCCGCAGAGGTAACACGGCTGATAGAAGAAATTCTATCCCCCTATTATAACAAAGCGACATTGTAA
- the feoB gene encoding ferrous iron transport protein B, whose protein sequence is MRLSELRTGEKGVIVKVMGRGAFRKRIIEMGFIRGKMVDVIQNAPLKDPIHYKVMGYDVSLRRSDAALIEVVSETEFAHLTNTAQQYTESPDADSGFYQDNELEALALNKGKIINVALIGNPNCGKTSLFNFASGAHEHVGNYSGVTVDAKEGVFTQNGYTFRIVDLPGTYSLSAYTPEELYVRRHLVQEQPDVVINVVDASNLERNLYLTTQLIDMDVRMVIALNMYDDLEKSGNKFDHESLAGMIGVPIIPTISKTGFGIEALFNRVISVYEETDPILRHVHVNYGDTLEKYINALRKMLKRNGTVDKTYSKRYLAIKLLENDKEVKQYVQSLPETKPILETCNQYSQQLEEMLKEDTETALTNARYGFISGALRETFVANKIKEVSSTQIIDLFVTHKVLGFPIFIFFMWFMFEATFKLGEYPMQWIEWGVEQIGNFVRNFMPEGPLKDLLVDGIIGGVGGVIVFLPNILILYLFISFMEDSGYMARAAFIMDKIMHKMGLHGKSFIPLVMGFGCNVPAIMATRTIESRNSRMITMLINPLMSCSARLPVYVLLTGAFFAENASTVLLLMYSSGILLAVIVAKLFKRFLFSKEDVPFVMELPPYRMPTSKSILIHMWEKAKQYLHKMGGIILIASILIWFLGYFPRETEQGKIYESQIEHVNSSNTLSEKEKTETVTELNRLKNMEHQQNSYIGRIGQAIQPALAPLGFDWKISVSLLSGMAAKEVVVSTLSVLYTGDSEDSQTLPERLQADKDKEGNPVFTPLVALSMMLFVLIYFPCVATVIAIVNESKSWKWGVFVIVYTCTLAWVVSFTVYQLGSILLNLIN, encoded by the coding sequence ATGAGACTATCAGAACTACGAACAGGCGAAAAAGGGGTTATTGTAAAAGTGATGGGGCGCGGAGCATTCCGTAAACGCATCATAGAAATGGGATTCATCCGCGGTAAAATGGTGGATGTAATACAAAATGCCCCACTTAAAGATCCGATTCACTATAAGGTGATGGGATACGACGTATCACTCAGACGAAGCGATGCCGCCCTGATTGAAGTGGTTAGTGAAACAGAATTCGCACATTTAACAAATACAGCACAGCAATATACGGAAAGTCCGGATGCCGACTCCGGCTTTTATCAGGATAACGAACTTGAAGCTCTTGCGTTGAACAAAGGCAAAATAATCAATGTCGCCCTGATTGGAAATCCGAACTGCGGAAAAACATCCCTCTTTAATTTTGCCTCGGGTGCACATGAACACGTAGGGAATTACAGCGGTGTGACTGTAGATGCCAAAGAAGGGGTTTTCACTCAAAACGGATATACCTTCCGGATTGTAGACCTTCCTGGAACCTACTCTTTATCGGCCTATACGCCCGAAGAACTCTATGTACGCAGACATCTTGTTCAGGAACAACCCGATGTAGTGATCAATGTGGTTGATGCTTCCAATCTGGAACGAAACCTTTACCTCACCACCCAGTTGATCGACATGGATGTACGGATGGTGATTGCACTGAATATGTACGACGACCTGGAGAAAAGCGGCAACAAGTTTGATCACGAATCGTTGGCGGGTATGATTGGCGTGCCTATTATTCCAACCATCAGTAAAACGGGTTTCGGTATCGAAGCTCTGTTTAACCGGGTTATTTCTGTTTACGAAGAGACGGATCCGATTTTAAGGCATGTACATGTAAATTACGGTGACACCCTCGAAAAGTATATCAATGCCCTGCGTAAAATGTTAAAGCGGAATGGTACGGTCGACAAAACCTATTCCAAACGTTACCTTGCCATCAAATTACTTGAAAACGACAAGGAGGTAAAACAATACGTACAATCATTACCCGAAACGAAACCCATTCTGGAAACCTGCAACCAATACTCCCAGCAGCTGGAAGAGATGTTAAAGGAAGATACGGAGACGGCTCTTACCAATGCCCGATACGGTTTTATTTCAGGTGCACTACGCGAAACATTCGTAGCGAACAAAATAAAAGAGGTAAGCAGTACACAAATTATCGACCTTTTTGTAACCCATAAAGTACTAGGGTTCCCCATATTTATCTTTTTCATGTGGTTCATGTTTGAAGCTACATTCAAGCTTGGCGAATACCCCATGCAATGGATTGAATGGGGAGTGGAGCAAATCGGAAACTTTGTTCGCAATTTCATGCCCGAAGGTCCATTGAAAGACCTTCTGGTAGATGGAATAATCGGAGGTGTAGGTGGCGTGATTGTATTCCTGCCCAACATCCTCATCCTGTATCTGTTTATATCCTTCATGGAAGATTCGGGCTATATGGCACGAGCCGCCTTTATCATGGATAAGATTATGCACAAGATGGGCCTCCACGGAAAGTCTTTTATCCCCCTTGTTATGGGATTCGGGTGCAATGTGCCCGCAATTATGGCAACCCGCACCATCGAGAGCAGAAACAGCCGGATGATAACCATGTTGATTAACCCGCTGATGAGCTGCAGTGCCCGCCTACCAGTTTATGTACTACTTACCGGAGCATTCTTTGCAGAAAATGCCAGCACTGTATTGCTTCTGATGTATTCGTCGGGTATCCTTTTGGCGGTTATTGTGGCTAAGTTATTCAAGCGATTCCTGTTCAGCAAGGAAGATGTTCCTTTTGTAATGGAACTCCCCCCCTATCGAATGCCCACCAGTAAGTCAATTTTGATACACATGTGGGAAAAGGCCAAACAATACCTTCACAAGATGGGAGGAATTATTCTGATCGCCTCGATTCTAATCTGGTTTCTGGGATATTTCCCACGCGAAACAGAACAAGGTAAGATCTATGAATCCCAGATTGAGCATGTAAACAGCAGCAATACGCTTTCTGAAAAAGAAAAGACGGAGACTGTTACCGAGCTTAATCGTCTCAAAAATATGGAACACCAGCAAAACTCCTATATCGGACGTATCGGACAAGCTATACAACCCGCTCTTGCCCCTTTGGGCTTCGACTGGAAAATAAGCGTGAGTCTGCTTTCCGGCATGGCAGCCAAAGAGGTGGTGGTAAGCACATTAAGTGTTTTATATACAGGCGATTCGGAAGACAGTCAGACTCTTCCCGAGAGACTTCAGGCGGATAAAGACAAAGAGGGAAATCCAGTCTTCACCCCTCTTGTAGCACTCAGCATGATGTTGTTTGTTCTCATTTACTTCCCCTGCGTTGCAACGGTAATTGCCATTGTAAACGAATCCAAATCATGGAAATGGGGAGTATTTGTAATAGTTTATACATGTACCTTAGCTTGGGTAGTATCCTTTACAGTATATCAACTTGGCTCAATCCTTTTGAACCTGATTAATTAA
- a CDS encoding GtrA family protein — METLKQAIRYGVVGLSNTLITAVVIWVMMKMAGCSDVVSNIIGYTAGVLNSFVWNKRWTFKSSVGWTQGAIKFGVVFGVCYLMQLGLLLYLNKHLTIDSYYNQLLAMAFYTVINFIMNKYYTFKA; from the coding sequence ATGGAAACGTTAAAGCAAGCCATTAGATATGGAGTTGTGGGGTTGAGTAATACCCTGATTACTGCCGTAGTAATATGGGTAATGATGAAAATGGCAGGTTGTTCGGATGTAGTATCCAACATCATCGGGTACACTGCCGGTGTTTTGAATAGTTTTGTATGGAATAAACGGTGGACTTTTAAAAGTTCGGTGGGTTGGACTCAGGGCGCAATTAAGTTTGGCGTTGTATTTGGTGTATGTTACCTTATGCAGCTGGGTTTGCTGCTTTATCTGAATAAGCATCTTACCATCGATTCCTATTATAACCAGTTGCTGGCGATGGCGTTTTATACGGTGATAAATTTTATCATGAATAAATACTATACATTCAAAGCATAG
- a CDS encoding UDP-glucose dehydrogenase family protein translates to MKIAIVGTGYVGLVTGTCFAEMGTDVYCVDVDTQKIENLKKGIIPIYEPGLEEMVKRNYQADRLHFTTELKDCLNEVEVLFSAVGTPPDEDGSADLKYVLDVARTIGRYMTKYLLVVTKSTVPVGTAQIIKQTIQHELDLREMDIPFDIASNPEFLKEGTAISDFMSPDRVVVGVETERAEALMTKLYRPFLLNNFRVIYMDVPSAEMTKYAANAMLATRISFMNDIANLCEIIGADVNMVRKGIGTDARIGSRFLYPGCGYGGSCFPKDVKALVKTGLVNGYPMRILQAVEDVNESQKTILFDKLYKHYNGDLKGKKIALWGLAFKPETDDMREAPSLVLIDKMVDAGCQVTAYDPIAMTEAKRRIGDKVDYAKDIYDSVVDADALVLVTEWKEFRMPSWNAIRKLMSVPLVIDGRNIYDKTELAENGFIYYCIGR, encoded by the coding sequence ATGAAGATTGCGATTGTTGGTACCGGATATGTAGGCCTAGTTACTGGAACATGTTTTGCCGAAATGGGAACGGATGTTTATTGTGTTGATGTGGATACTCAAAAGATTGAGAATCTGAAAAAAGGTATCATTCCCATCTATGAACCCGGTCTGGAGGAGATGGTTAAACGCAACTATCAGGCCGACCGACTTCATTTTACAACCGAACTTAAAGATTGTTTGAATGAAGTGGAAGTCTTGTTTAGTGCAGTAGGTACTCCTCCGGATGAAGATGGAAGCGCGGATCTTAAATATGTGTTGGATGTAGCCCGTACCATCGGACGCTACATGACCAAATACTTACTGGTGGTTACGAAAAGTACGGTACCTGTGGGAACAGCACAGATTATAAAGCAAACCATTCAGCATGAGCTTGATCTTCGTGAAATGGATATTCCGTTTGACATTGCCTCTAATCCAGAGTTCTTAAAGGAAGGAACTGCTATCAGCGACTTTATGAGTCCCGATCGCGTGGTTGTTGGGGTTGAGACAGAAAGGGCGGAAGCACTGATGACCAAATTGTACAGACCTTTTCTTCTGAATAATTTCCGTGTTATATATATGGATGTGCCCTCTGCTGAGATGACAAAGTATGCTGCCAATGCCATGCTTGCAACTCGTATCAGTTTTATGAATGATATTGCAAACCTTTGCGAAATCATTGGCGCGGATGTGAATATGGTTCGTAAAGGCATCGGTACGGATGCACGTATCGGCAGCCGATTCTTATATCCCGGATGTGGATATGGAGGGTCTTGTTTTCCTAAAGATGTTAAAGCTTTGGTGAAAACCGGGTTGGTAAACGGATATCCAATGCGAATTCTGCAGGCGGTTGAAGATGTAAATGAGTCGCAGAAAACAATTTTATTCGATAAATTGTATAAGCACTATAACGGAGATTTGAAAGGAAAGAAAATAGCTTTGTGGGGACTTGCATTTAAACCCGAAACCGATGATATGAGAGAGGCGCCTTCGTTGGTGCTGATAGATAAGATGGTAGATGCAGGATGCCAGGTTACTGCTTATGACCCGATAGCGATGACTGAGGCAAAGCGCAGAATTGGCGATAAGGTGGATTATGCTAAGGATATTTATGATTCTGTTGTTGATGCCGATGCGCTTGTATTGGTTACTGAATGGAAAGAGTTCAGAATGCCTTCATGGAATGCCATCAGGAAGTTAATGTCTGTTCCTCTCGTTATTGACGGAAGAAATATCTACGACAAGACCGAACTTGCCGAAAATGGATTTATATATTATTGTATCGGCAGATAA